The Candidatus Flexicrinis affinis genome has a segment encoding these proteins:
- a CDS encoding GNAT family N-acetyltransferase: GIHRLWLITTNDNLDALRFYQKRGWHLVAVHRDALNESRRLKPQIPIIGMDGIPLRDEIELEMTL; this comes from the coding sequence GGCATTCACCGCCTCTGGCTGATCACCACCAACGATAACCTCGACGCGCTGCGTTTCTATCAGAAGCGCGGGTGGCATCTGGTCGCGGTACACCGCGACGCGCTCAACGAGTCGCGCCGGCTGAAGCCGCAGATCCCGATTATCGGGATGGATGGCATCCCGCTGCGCGACGAAATCGAACTGGAAATGACGCTGTAG
- a CDS encoding glycosyltransferase family 4 protein has translation MSERIRIVRIISRLNIGGPAIHVSLLTALMNDETFESTLVVGSIGDEEGDMSYYAAQHGVTPLMVEALGRELHPLRDIRTLWELTQLLRKLKPDVVHTHTAKAGFVGRWAARFAGVPVIVHTFHGHVFEGYFGSLKTRFFLSLEQATARITDVVLTLTQSLRRDLAEKFRIARAERITVLPLGLDLAPIAAVPRKTGTFRAQIGVPAGVPLVGIAGRMVPIKNHALFLDAAAQIHARRPDVRFVIIGDGELRADLEQKIDSLGLREVVTVTGWINDMANAYADLDVFALSSISEGTPVTVIEALAAGCPVVATHVGGVPDLLEGGRLGKLVSSGNPHALAESILETLDNPPDPEPGRRAVLSQYAIDRLVSDLSALYRAQLAKKRTTR, from the coding sequence TTGAGCGAGCGCATTCGCATCGTCCGCATCATCTCGCGCCTCAACATTGGAGGTCCGGCGATCCATGTGTCGCTGCTCACCGCGTTGATGAACGACGAGACGTTCGAGAGTACGCTGGTTGTCGGCTCGATCGGCGATGAAGAAGGCGACATGTCGTATTACGCCGCGCAGCACGGCGTAACACCTCTGATGGTCGAGGCGCTTGGGCGCGAGCTGCACCCGCTGCGCGACATTCGCACGCTGTGGGAACTCACGCAGCTTCTGCGCAAACTGAAGCCGGATGTCGTCCACACCCACACCGCCAAGGCCGGATTTGTCGGCCGGTGGGCGGCCCGATTCGCCGGCGTACCCGTGATCGTCCACACCTTCCACGGCCATGTGTTCGAGGGCTACTTCGGCTCGCTGAAGACGCGTTTCTTCCTCTCCCTCGAACAAGCGACGGCGCGCATCACCGACGTCGTGCTGACGCTCACACAGAGCCTGCGTCGCGATCTTGCCGAGAAGTTCCGCATCGCACGCGCCGAGCGCATCACCGTGCTTCCGCTAGGGCTTGACCTCGCGCCGATTGCCGCCGTGCCTCGCAAGACCGGAACATTTCGCGCACAGATCGGCGTTCCTGCCGGGGTGCCGTTGGTGGGGATCGCCGGGCGCATGGTGCCGATCAAGAATCACGCGCTGTTTCTCGACGCCGCCGCACAGATTCACGCGCGGCGCCCCGACGTGCGGTTCGTCATTATCGGCGACGGCGAGCTGCGCGCGGATCTTGAGCAGAAGATCGATTCGCTCGGACTGCGCGAGGTCGTGACGGTCACGGGTTGGATCAACGACATGGCCAACGCCTATGCCGACCTCGATGTCTTCGCGCTCAGCAGCATCAGCGAAGGCACGCCGGTGACGGTCATCGAGGCCCTCGCAGCCGGATGCCCGGTCGTGGCGACCCATGTCGGCGGAGTTCCGGACCTGCTCGAAGGCGGCCGGCTGGGAAAGCTCGTCTCAAGCGGGAACCCGCATGCGCTGGCCGAATCCATCCTCGAAACGCTCGACAATCCGCCTGATCCCGAGCCGGGACGTCGGGCGGTTCTGTCGCAGTACGCCATTGACCGGCTGGTGAGCGATCTGTCCGCGCTCTACCGCGCCCAATTGGCGAAGAAGCGGACTACTCGCTAG
- the der gene encoding ribosome biogenesis GTPase Der: MPRKPLLALVGRPNVGKSTLFNRLAGERLAVTNPIPGTTRDRLHGETFWNGVQFRIVDTGGIEVYQPKGTRDENPLSEGSAEFVPLIRDQALIAIEQADIIVLVVDIRHGITAADEEIAEILRRSSKPIVIAANKADDLGINDDAVEFYSLGLGEVVPCSAVHGVGVGDLLDAVVEALGPGDWQDTEAADEDHLKIAVVGRPNAGKSTLINKLIGEERVIVSPVAGTTRDAIDTDITWHGQRVTLIDTAGIRRRGRIERGVEQFSVIRAMNAIERADVALLVIDAELGVTEQDEHIAGYVIEEYKSLVLVVNKWDTLEKDSNTLVEFTKTVRERLHFVPYAPLVFISALTGQRIHQVLETANRVFEARHFRIPTSELNRIMRDAVRRHPPPLRGTRRLRLYFGSQVRTAPPVILFHVNDRRLIHFTYKRFLENRIREAHPFEGTPIRMSFRSSTSTTKKDGVQVTTARDDGIADDLDDAIEDVQDVEYLDFDAGARDDNVDADGYYVDEGDD; this comes from the coding sequence ATGCCTAGAAAACCCCTGCTTGCCCTTGTCGGACGTCCCAACGTCGGCAAATCGACGCTGTTCAACCGTCTCGCCGGCGAACGTCTGGCGGTGACAAATCCGATTCCCGGTACCACGCGCGACCGCCTGCACGGCGAGACCTTCTGGAACGGCGTGCAGTTCCGTATCGTCGATACGGGCGGTATCGAGGTGTATCAGCCGAAAGGCACGCGTGACGAAAACCCGCTCTCGGAAGGCAGCGCGGAATTCGTGCCGTTGATCCGCGATCAGGCCCTAATCGCCATCGAGCAGGCCGACATCATTGTTCTGGTGGTCGACATCCGCCACGGGATCACAGCGGCCGACGAGGAAATCGCCGAAATCCTTCGGCGCAGCAGCAAGCCCATCGTGATCGCGGCCAACAAGGCCGACGACCTCGGTATCAACGACGACGCGGTCGAGTTCTACTCGCTCGGGCTAGGCGAAGTCGTGCCTTGCAGCGCCGTTCATGGCGTCGGCGTTGGCGACCTGCTCGACGCGGTGGTCGAGGCGCTCGGCCCCGGCGATTGGCAAGACACCGAGGCGGCCGACGAAGATCATCTCAAGATCGCGGTGGTTGGCCGTCCCAACGCCGGCAAGTCGACACTGATCAATAAGCTCATCGGCGAAGAACGCGTGATCGTCAGCCCGGTCGCCGGTACGACCCGCGACGCCATCGATACCGATATCACGTGGCACGGTCAGCGCGTCACGCTCATCGACACGGCCGGGATTCGCCGCCGCGGCAGGATCGAGCGCGGAGTCGAGCAGTTCAGCGTTATCCGCGCCATGAACGCCATCGAGCGCGCCGATGTCGCCCTGTTGGTCATCGACGCCGAACTTGGCGTCACCGAGCAGGACGAGCACATCGCCGGCTACGTGATCGAGGAATACAAGTCGCTCGTCCTCGTCGTCAACAAGTGGGACACGCTCGAAAAGGACTCGAACACACTGGTCGAGTTCACCAAGACGGTGCGGGAACGCCTGCATTTCGTCCCGTACGCGCCGCTTGTGTTCATCAGCGCGCTCACCGGGCAGCGAATTCACCAAGTGTTGGAGACCGCCAACCGGGTATTCGAGGCGCGGCACTTCCGCATCCCGACCAGCGAGCTTAATCGCATCATGCGCGACGCCGTTCGCCGGCATCCGCCCCCGCTTCGCGGGACGCGCCGCTTACGCCTGTACTTTGGTTCTCAGGTGCGAACTGCGCCGCCGGTCATCCTCTTTCACGTCAACGACCGGCGACTGATCCACTTCACCTATAAGCGATTCCTCGAGAACCGTATCCGCGAGGCGCATCCCTTTGAAGGCACGCCGATTCGCATGAGCTTCCGGTCATCCACCAGCACGACCAAAAAGGACGGCGTGCAGGTGACCACGGCACGCGACGACGGCATCGCGGATGACTTGGACGATGCGATCGAGGACGTGCAGGACGTCGAATACCTCGACTTCGACGCCGGCGCCCGCGACGACAACGTCGACGCAGACGGCTACTACGTGGACGAGGGCGACGATTGA